Proteins from a single region of Nitrososphaerota archaeon:
- a CDS encoding polyprenyl synthetase family protein, which translates to MAAPGMAGLDRYVERVNTELLGLSFGRSALGSSVRDALSSGGKRVRAVLALLWCEALSGGYEQAVPIAVAYELAHSAALVEDDIIDGSDKRRGKESVVNGHGLTNAILASNMLLFYVPKMVSRYHRMPSARLCRLFDLVGECCRATTMGEFLDMRMAERGRATEKDYERMIRLKTASLLAAPSASGAIVAGAPDAEVRTAYRFGERLGMAYQVRDDLLDVMGSEEVLGKPVFTDVREGKKSLVTIHALSRCSGEERRFAEGLSGRTSLEGWEVERMKDIVRRNGSVEYCQERALRYVGEAKRLLQSVGPSDAKSRLFELCDSLSDRDY; encoded by the coding sequence ATGGCTGCACCGGGAATGGCAGGGTTGGACAGGTACGTGGAGCGCGTGAACACGGAGCTCCTCGGCCTCTCCTTCGGGAGGTCGGCGCTCGGCAGTTCGGTGAGGGACGCCCTGTCGAGCGGCGGCAAGAGGGTCAGGGCCGTGCTGGCCCTGCTCTGGTGCGAGGCGTTATCCGGAGGCTACGAACAGGCGGTCCCCATAGCGGTGGCGTACGAACTCGCCCATTCGGCCGCCCTCGTGGAGGACGACATAATCGACGGCTCCGACAAGAGGAGGGGGAAGGAGTCTGTCGTGAACGGGCACGGCCTCACCAATGCGATACTCGCGTCCAACATGCTCCTATTCTATGTCCCGAAGATGGTCTCCCGCTACCATAGGATGCCGAGCGCGAGGCTCTGCAGGCTCTTCGACCTCGTCGGCGAGTGCTGCAGGGCCACGACAATGGGGGAGTTCTTGGACATGCGGATGGCGGAGAGGGGGCGGGCCACTGAGAAGGATTATGAGAGGATGATCAGGCTCAAGACGGCGTCGCTCCTGGCTGCCCCTTCAGCCAGCGGCGCGATAGTGGCCGGGGCGCCGGACGCCGAGGTAAGGACGGCATACAGGTTCGGAGAACGGCTCGGCATGGCCTACCAGGTCCGGGACGACCTGCTCGACGTGATGGGGAGCGAGGAGGTGCTCGGCAAGCCCGTATTCACAGACGTGAGGGAAGGGAAGAAGAGCCTGGTGACGATTCATGCGCTGAGCAGGTGCTCCGGAGAAGAGAGGCGCTTCGCTGAGGGCCTCTCCGGGAGGACGTCGCTCGAGGGCTGGGAGGTCGAGAGGATGAAGGACATAGTGCGGCGGAACGGCTCCGTCGAGTATTGCCAGGAGAGGGCGCTGCGGTATGTAGGGGAGGCGAAGAGGCTCCTCCAATCCGTCGGGCCGTCGGACGCGAAGAGCAGGCTCTTCGAGCTCTGCGACTCCCTCTCGGACCGGGACTATTGA
- a CDS encoding adenylate/guanylate cyclase domain-containing protein, with product MSDSERRLVAIMFTDIVGYTALTQENESATMALLEGHRKLIRPILASHGGREIKTIGDAFLVEFGSALDATLCAVAVQSAINDLRLSRGGRLSLRIGIHIGDVVEKENDVLGDAVNIASRIESLADANGICISGSVFEQVRNKLPYALDKLAAPDLKNVREPVDVYRVVLPWGKTTPAEAVTCPSNRVAVLPFANMSPDPNDEYFADGMTEELIDRLAQLKGIEVIARTSVMSYKKKEKKASEIARELAAGSLVEGSVRKAGNKVRVTAQLINGSTEGHLWSSHYDGSLDDIFAVQSEIAEKVAGELKVKLLDSEKSAMKKKPTEDTMAYTDYLQAMQLLNRLEEEPLRNALALFQQAIERDPSFARAFAGLAECYTWLANRAYIPIQEAIEKGRAAALKAMELDPELAEAHHSMALIMYMADDPEGSMIELRRAVELNPNLAGAYVLLAETSAAFGDVVEMVNSAEKGYLLDPLSPGAITWLGMAYFYAGKGEEALAHCRKTLHLEPYRTYRLMFDYCAYTRDYVKAEQLLRELERMGPTLMPTLLDKGYLAALAGDVKTAHEMIAKLEPGKGLGDVSYVGFVYYALGDMDKFFECMLRAADGHMLRAAEFRLSPLFEEARRDPRFGEVLRRGGLPYSSPVRQLPR from the coding sequence TTGTCAGACTCCGAACGCAGGCTGGTGGCCATCATGTTCACTGACATCGTGGGGTATACCGCGCTGACGCAAGAGAACGAATCAGCCACGATGGCGCTGCTGGAAGGTCATCGGAAACTCATACGCCCAATACTCGCAAGCCACGGTGGACGTGAAATCAAGACAATCGGGGACGCGTTCCTCGTAGAATTCGGGAGCGCGCTGGATGCTACCCTCTGCGCTGTCGCAGTCCAGAGCGCGATAAACGACCTGAGGCTCAGCAGGGGCGGAAGGCTTTCTCTCAGGATAGGCATCCACATAGGGGACGTCGTCGAAAAGGAGAACGACGTCCTAGGCGACGCTGTGAACATCGCGTCTAGGATTGAGTCGCTGGCTGACGCTAACGGGATCTGCATCTCTGGGTCTGTTTTCGAGCAGGTCAGGAACAAGCTCCCTTACGCGCTGGACAAATTGGCCGCGCCAGACCTGAAGAACGTCCGAGAACCCGTAGACGTTTACAGGGTCGTTCTGCCCTGGGGAAAAACCACTCCTGCCGAAGCGGTAACCTGCCCTTCGAACAGGGTTGCAGTACTCCCGTTCGCCAACATGAGCCCAGACCCTAACGATGAATACTTCGCAGACGGGATGACCGAGGAGCTCATCGACAGGCTGGCGCAACTGAAGGGGATCGAGGTTATCGCGCGAACGTCAGTGATGAGCTACAAGAAGAAGGAGAAGAAGGCGTCCGAGATTGCACGAGAGTTAGCCGCGGGGTCGCTGGTGGAAGGGAGCGTCAGGAAGGCGGGGAACAAAGTGAGGGTCACCGCCCAGCTCATCAACGGCTCGACCGAGGGGCACCTCTGGTCTTCCCACTACGACGGCAGCCTCGACGACATTTTCGCGGTACAGAGCGAGATAGCGGAGAAGGTGGCGGGAGAACTGAAGGTCAAGCTTCTCGACTCGGAGAAGAGTGCCATGAAGAAGAAGCCTACCGAAGATACCATGGCCTACACCGATTATTTGCAGGCGATGCAGCTCCTCAACAGGCTTGAAGAGGAGCCTCTCAGGAACGCCTTGGCCCTCTTCCAGCAGGCCATTGAAAGGGACCCCTCCTTCGCCAGGGCGTTTGCGGGCCTGGCCGAGTGCTATACGTGGCTCGCCAACCGGGCTTACATCCCTATCCAGGAAGCCATAGAGAAGGGGCGCGCGGCCGCCCTGAAGGCCATGGAACTGGATCCGGAGCTGGCTGAGGCGCATCACAGCATGGCCTTGATCATGTACATGGCCGACGACCCCGAAGGGAGCATGATTGAGCTTAGGAGGGCGGTTGAACTCAACCCCAACCTGGCCGGAGCATACGTTCTGCTCGCCGAAACATCGGCCGCATTCGGGGACGTTGTCGAGATGGTCAACTCAGCCGAGAAGGGATACCTGCTCGACCCCCTATCCCCTGGTGCGATAACGTGGCTGGGCATGGCTTACTTCTACGCCGGGAAAGGGGAGGAGGCATTGGCGCACTGCAGGAAGACTCTGCACCTGGAGCCGTACCGCACCTACCGTCTCATGTTCGACTACTGCGCGTACACGAGAGACTACGTCAAGGCGGAGCAGTTGTTGAGGGAGCTGGAGAGGATGGGTCCAACCCTGATGCCAACTTTACTCGACAAGGGGTACTTGGCCGCCCTGGCCGGAGACGTCAAGACCGCACACGAAATGATAGCGAAGCTCGAGCCGGGGAAGGGGCTGGGAGACGTCTCTTACGTGGGATTCGTCTACTACGCCCTTGGAGACATGGACAAGTTCTTCGAGTGCATGCTCAGGGCTGCGGATGGCCACATGCTCCGGGCGGCCGAGTTCAGGCTCAGCCCACTCTTCGAGGAAGCGAGGCGGGACCCGCGGTTCGGCGAAGTCTTGAGACGCGGAGGGCTGCCCTACAGCTCACCAGTCCGACAGCTTCCCAGGTAG